A single window of Chloracidobacterium sp. DNA harbors:
- a CDS encoding VCBS repeat-containing protein, translating into MTNEISSRYPTISLIIRGSLRIAVVAAVFIFAASPAAGQSANDGFNPTTAAINVNAFAIRADGKIYVGGGFNTLGGLSRKSIALLNGDGSGDPTFAPIGVESGGFVGQLYAVAIQADGKIVIAGTFDKVNGVARSNIARLDQFGNLDATYAPVVDSTIFALDVQSDQKIVIGGAFTSVNSTGRNRLARLETNGTLDAGFDPAPNATVRAIKFDAAINRVYVAGDFSVIGGVTQPAVVRLFPSGAADTSFAPTSPGLGSALAIQPDGKVIIGHSSGVFRVNRSGLTDPAFSYSTSSWVSTIAIQSDGKAVIGGFITAIGAVPRNKVARFNANGTLDLDFDPNVTGSRLDALAVQPDGKILIGGAFTAIGSTSRLGIGRVYQDGTPDANATAGTASVDGPVAVIVPLPRLDQTMIGGNFANFDGTPMAEIARVNSAGKRDPAFTAPTFAGGWVNCITLDIAERYLVGGEFTTVNGNGSRKYLTRIGSIGNVDTSFNVDLNGPVYAAVVQQDTKIIIAGSFTTVNGTARNRIARINVDGTLDSTFNPNLDFWAYRLVYLQNGQILVGGEFTTVGGVARVGLARLNNNGTLDTTFDAALAGIVPTVNEMLLQPDGKILISGGFTSVSGTGRSYIARLNSTGSLDATFTTTLDSVALSMAVQADGKIMLGGRFSGINSVARAYLGRVNADGSLDTSFTANANDVVLAMAQQSDGKILAGGYFTTVAGQSRNRFARLSIPTPAVETVTATPTLVKWTQAGSAPAFTRVDFYTAPDTQLWQFVGAGVRDVVTGSWSLSGIDTTGGYLMARGYHRDFSSRRGVVEVIKSVPTIQALFKTPFDFDGDGKTDLSIFRPGPGEWWISKSSNGGNFATQFGTSTDKPVAVDFTGDGKTDVAYWRPSTGYWFVLRSEDSTYYSFPFGANGDIPVPADYDGDGKSDAAVFRPLAATWYISKSSGGTTIQGFGVATDLPVPGDYDGDGKADIGIYRPTGANGAEWWILKSAGGTFVTQFGAATDKAVPGDYTGDGKTDVAVWHPATGLWSVLRSEDLTYYAFPFGSNGDSPVPGDYDGDGRTDAGVFRPTNSTWYVQRSTAGVLIQQYGQAGDLPIPNSFVR; encoded by the coding sequence ATGACCAACGAAATTTCGAGCCGTTACCCGACAATCAGTCTTATTATCCGCGGTTCACTTCGAATCGCAGTAGTTGCCGCAGTCTTCATTTTCGCCGCTTCGCCGGCGGCCGGACAGAGTGCTAACGATGGTTTCAATCCAACGACCGCAGCCATAAACGTGAATGCCTTTGCGATCAGAGCGGATGGCAAGATCTACGTAGGCGGCGGATTCAATACACTCGGCGGCCTTTCCCGAAAGAGCATCGCACTTTTGAATGGCGACGGCTCAGGCGATCCGACTTTCGCCCCGATCGGAGTCGAAAGTGGGGGTTTTGTCGGACAATTATATGCGGTCGCAATTCAGGCCGATGGCAAGATCGTTATCGCAGGCACATTTGACAAAGTAAACGGCGTGGCTCGTTCAAACATAGCCCGGCTCGATCAATTTGGTAATCTGGACGCGACGTACGCGCCGGTCGTCGACAGCACAATTTTCGCTCTCGATGTACAGAGCGACCAAAAGATCGTCATCGGTGGTGCATTTACATCTGTAAATTCCACCGGTCGAAACCGACTCGCCCGTCTGGAAACGAATGGGACGCTCGACGCCGGTTTTGATCCGGCACCGAATGCGACGGTTCGAGCGATAAAATTCGACGCTGCAATCAATCGAGTTTACGTTGCCGGCGATTTCTCGGTGATCGGCGGAGTTACGCAACCGGCGGTTGTCCGCCTTTTTCCGTCCGGCGCCGCCGACACATCGTTTGCGCCCACCAGCCCGGGCCTCGGTTCTGCCCTCGCGATACAACCCGACGGCAAGGTCATCATCGGCCATTCGAGCGGGGTTTTCCGCGTAAATCGTAGCGGGTTGACCGACCCTGCATTCTCGTATTCGACATCCTCGTGGGTGAGCACTATCGCGATCCAATCCGATGGCAAGGCGGTGATCGGCGGATTTATAACTGCCATCGGCGCGGTCCCCCGCAATAAGGTCGCCCGCTTTAACGCCAACGGCACACTCGACCTCGATTTCGATCCGAACGTGACGGGTTCGCGGTTGGATGCTCTCGCCGTCCAACCTGATGGCAAGATCCTCATCGGGGGAGCATTTACGGCGATCGGTAGCACTAGCCGTTTGGGGATCGGCCGGGTGTATCAAGACGGCACGCCTGACGCGAACGCCACCGCGGGCACAGCATCGGTCGATGGTCCGGTCGCGGTCATCGTGCCCCTGCCGCGTCTCGACCAGACGATGATCGGCGGTAACTTTGCAAATTTTGACGGAACTCCGATGGCGGAAATTGCCCGCGTAAACTCCGCGGGTAAGCGTGATCCTGCATTCACTGCTCCGACTTTTGCCGGTGGATGGGTCAACTGCATTACACTTGACATCGCTGAGCGTTACTTAGTTGGCGGCGAATTTACTACCGTCAATGGAAATGGCAGCCGCAAGTATCTGACGCGTATAGGATCGATAGGCAATGTCGATACGTCATTCAATGTGGACCTCAACGGCCCGGTTTACGCCGCAGTGGTCCAACAAGATACCAAGATCATAATCGCCGGGTCGTTCACGACCGTTAACGGGACGGCGAGAAACCGCATCGCGAGAATCAACGTTGACGGCACGCTCGACTCGACGTTCAACCCAAATCTCGATTTCTGGGCGTACCGATTGGTCTATCTTCAAAACGGTCAGATACTTGTCGGCGGCGAATTCACAACGGTCGGCGGCGTGGCTCGGGTGGGACTTGCCCGACTCAATAACAACGGAACGCTTGACACCACCTTTGACGCGGCTCTCGCAGGAATAGTGCCGACCGTAAACGAGATGTTGCTCCAACCGGACGGCAAGATCCTGATCAGCGGCGGCTTTACGTCCGTCAGCGGAACCGGGAGATCGTATATCGCACGCCTCAATTCGACCGGTTCGCTCGATGCGACTTTCACTACCACGCTGGACTCGGTCGCACTGTCGATGGCGGTTCAAGCAGATGGCAAGATCATGCTCGGGGGCAGGTTCTCCGGTATCAACAGCGTCGCTCGGGCATACCTCGGGCGGGTGAATGCTGATGGTTCGCTCGACACATCATTTACGGCAAACGCCAACGACGTCGTACTGGCGATGGCACAACAGAGCGATGGCAAGATACTCGCTGGCGGCTATTTCACAACCGTCGCCGGACAATCACGCAATCGATTTGCCCGGCTCAGCATTCCAACGCCGGCGGTCGAGACCGTTACTGCCACGCCGACCCTAGTCAAGTGGACGCAGGCAGGTTCGGCACCGGCATTTACCAGAGTGGATTTTTACACGGCACCTGATACCCAATTGTGGCAATTTGTCGGGGCGGGCGTTCGCGACGTAGTGACCGGCAGTTGGAGTTTAAGCGGTATCGACACGACCGGTGGATATCTAATGGCCCGCGGATACCATCGCGACTTTTCGAGCCGCCGAGGTGTTGTCGAGGTGATCAAGTCGGTGCCGACGATACAAGCGTTGTTCAAAACGCCGTTCGATTTTGACGGCGACGGCAAGACTGACCTCTCGATTTTCAGGCCGGGACCGGGCGAGTGGTGGATATCAAAGAGTTCGAATGGCGGTAATTTTGCGACGCAGTTCGGCACATCGACCGACAAACCGGTCGCTGTCGATTTCACCGGCGACGGCAAGACGGATGTCGCGTATTGGCGGCCTTCGACAGGATATTGGTTTGTGCTGCGAAGCGAGGACTCGACGTACTATTCGTTCCCGTTCGGGGCGAACGGCGATATACCGGTGCCCGCGGACTATGACGGCGACGGCAAATCGGATGCGGCGGTCTTCAGGCCTCTGGCCGCAACGTGGTATATCAGCAAGTCGAGCGGCGGCACGACCATCCAGGGATTCGGCGTGGCAACCGATCTGCCCGTTCCCGGCGACTATGACGGAGACGGCAAGGCCGATATCGGCATCTATCGTCCGACGGGAGCCAACGGTGCGGAATGGTGGATATTAAAATCCGCGGGCGGCACGTTCGTAACACAGTTTGGGGCGGCGACCGACAAGGCTGTTCCGGGTGATTACA
- a CDS encoding carboxypeptidase regulatory-like domain-containing protein, with protein sequence MKRVIFSMVIIFSLAISAVTIYSQIASGGSYALTQAVVSSGGGQSSGGTFGITGTTGQQAAGTTSAGGPFDVHGGFWQGDLSPTAAGVSISGRVLTPDGNGLRNAMVYLSDRTGLTRMTRTGSFGYFRFDDIEAGQTVILSVHSKQFHFTPQLVNLTDNSADIDIISSEPNRQ encoded by the coding sequence ATGAAAAGAGTAATATTTTCGATGGTCATTATATTTTCGCTCGCCATTTCGGCGGTTACGATCTATTCGCAAATCGCGTCGGGTGGTAGCTACGCCTTGACGCAGGCTGTGGTTTCAAGCGGCGGTGGTCAGTCAAGCGGCGGCACGTTTGGCATTACCGGAACGACCGGACAACAGGCCGCTGGGACGACATCAGCGGGCGGTCCGTTCGACGTGCACGGAGGTTTTTGGCAGGGTGATCTCTCGCCGACCGCCGCCGGGGTTTCGATCTCGGGCAGAGTCCTGACGCCGGACGGCAACGGGTTGCGAAATGCAATGGTTTACCTTAGCGACCGAACAGGTTTAACCCGTATGACGCGCACCGGATCTTTCGGCTATTTCCGCTTTGACGATATCGAAGCCGGACAGACTGTCATCCTCAGTGTCCACTCAAAGCAATTTCATTTTACGCCTCAGTTGGTGAATTTAACTGACAATTCTGCCGATATAGATATCATCTCGAGCGAACCGAATAGACAGTAA
- a CDS encoding sigma-70 family RNA polymerase sigma factor, producing MANEVTQLLQQIGQGDSSGDQAALNRLLPIVYDELRRLASSFLRREYAVSMQTTELVHEAYFKLTNQRAVDWENRGQFFAIAAQAMRRILIDAARERMSLKHGVQKVSLDDAPQISVEMNQNLLELDNALKELEEFDPQQCRIVELRYFTGLTIEETASVLSLSPSTVKREWIIARAWLHQKIDGK from the coding sequence ATGGCGAATGAAGTCACCCAGCTTTTGCAGCAGATCGGACAAGGGGATAGCTCCGGCGATCAAGCTGCGCTGAATCGGCTTTTGCCGATCGTTTATGACGAACTCCGTCGTCTGGCTTCGAGCTTTCTTCGCCGCGAGTACGCGGTCTCAATGCAAACGACCGAACTCGTCCACGAAGCGTACTTCAAACTAACAAATCAGCGGGCCGTCGATTGGGAAAATCGCGGCCAATTCTTCGCCATCGCCGCCCAGGCGATGCGGCGGATACTGATCGACGCCGCCAGAGAAAGGATGTCATTAAAGCACGGTGTCCAAAAAGTTTCGTTGGATGATGCCCCGCAGATCTCCGTGGAGATGAATCAAAACCTGCTCGAACTCGACAATGCCTTGAAAGAGCTCGAAGAATTTGACCCGCAGCAGTGCCGGATCGTCGAACTCCGATACTTCACCGGCTTGACGATCGAGGAGACCGCGAGCGTTCTGAGTCTGTCGCCCTCCACCGTAAAGCGCGAGTGGATCATTGCTCGTGCCTGGCTCCATCAAAAGATCGATGGCAAATGA
- a CDS encoding serine/threonine protein kinase: protein MDTAKWIQIKDTFWVVLELPLAERSAVLDTTGPEIRSAVEKMLASHEQAEGFIDKPVLVQQGIAIDDASDEYLGKTIGHYRIKKRIGAGGMGLVYLAGREDSDQLVAIKLIKRGMDTEAILKRFLLERRILSRLTHPFIARLLDSGQTDDGLPYFVMEYVEGLPLLEYCDDQRMGARERLELFRQICSAISYAHQNLIVHRDLKPSNILITNDGTPKLLDFGIAKLLETESENTATQARIFTPEYASPEQLNGMPITTSADVYSLGVVLYELLSGTRPFRSQTRNFTEITNKVLTQAPVRPSSVISGEPSWPLARHTVDDDVKPQMEAGKFHISPADIRYLKGDVDNIILKALRKEPERRYASVQDLAEDIRRNLVGLPVTATADSRTYRARKFVKRHSTAVFAGSFIVLTLLLATSVTSWQAIVARRERDKSERRFDDVRKLSNSFLFEFDDAIRNLQGATPARKLVIDRALPFLNSLAEESDGDDSLQNELAESYRKLGEIQGHPYFANVGDVAGGILSFRRSIDIGEKLVSRNPTNQEYKINLSKYYDMLGDMYLAASYDTPDASANYQRALKLREELRDQSADDPLILESLMVSYERVGYIKAKTGELAAAINNFQASLAIGERLAASQPANNRFQRDRYVSYSEIGRVLHSDGKYREAIEQFDKGRTIVKDLMAGRPNDVDLPRMGGIFDDLSANAHIQLGEFAAATSLSNNALAAREKLFAADPTNVLAFGDLTVSLDTAGDLRVKAGDAAGALKLLRRSLAMREAALKQDPTMTLAKRYIAISHNKIALVFRSQNDLPMALNEHRAALNINRELAGADPTNLELRRELSVSLQGVGEVLGLIAVKERDRIKWTQARELLDESLGIYGEMSATARSFGADVGKIPELKAFIEKHEPLFTS from the coding sequence ATGGACACGGCAAAATGGATACAGATCAAGGATACTTTTTGGGTCGTTCTCGAACTGCCGCTAGCGGAACGCAGTGCGGTTTTGGATACGACCGGGCCGGAAATACGAAGCGCCGTCGAGAAGATGCTGGCGTCGCACGAGCAAGCCGAAGGCTTCATTGATAAACCCGTTCTGGTTCAGCAAGGCATTGCCATAGATGACGCGAGTGACGAGTATCTCGGCAAGACGATCGGTCATTACCGGATCAAAAAAAGGATCGGTGCCGGCGGAATGGGCCTGGTCTATTTGGCCGGAAGAGAGGATTCTGACCAACTGGTCGCGATCAAACTGATCAAACGGGGAATGGATACGGAAGCTATCCTTAAACGTTTTCTGCTGGAACGACGGATACTCTCAAGACTCACTCACCCGTTCATTGCACGTCTGCTCGATTCCGGCCAAACCGATGATGGACTGCCGTATTTCGTGATGGAGTACGTCGAGGGATTGCCGCTGCTCGAATATTGCGATGACCAACGAATGGGTGCCAGGGAACGCCTCGAACTATTTCGCCAGATCTGTTCGGCAATAAGTTACGCGCATCAAAACCTGATCGTCCACCGTGACCTCAAGCCGTCGAACATCTTAATTACAAACGACGGGACGCCGAAGCTGCTAGATTTCGGCATTGCCAAACTGCTCGAGACCGAGTCCGAAAATACGGCAACACAAGCCCGGATCTTTACACCGGAATACGCTTCGCCCGAGCAGCTAAATGGCATGCCAATTACGACTTCGGCGGATGTCTATTCGCTCGGTGTCGTTTTATATGAGCTTTTGAGCGGCACACGGCCATTCAGGTCACAGACCCGCAACTTTACGGAGATCACCAATAAGGTTCTGACGCAAGCACCGGTTCGCCCGTCGTCGGTCATCAGCGGTGAGCCAAGTTGGCCGTTGGCCAGACACACTGTCGATGACGATGTTAAACCGCAAATGGAAGCGGGCAAATTCCACATTTCGCCAGCCGACATTCGATATCTTAAGGGCGACGTCGACAACATTATCCTCAAAGCACTCCGCAAGGAACCCGAGCGGAGATATGCATCGGTACAGGATCTTGCGGAAGATATCCGGCGAAATTTGGTCGGATTGCCGGTGACGGCAACCGCGGATTCGCGAACCTATCGGGCGCGTAAGTTCGTCAAACGCCATTCTACCGCGGTCTTTGCCGGATCCTTTATAGTGCTGACGCTACTGCTTGCAACGTCGGTCACGTCGTGGCAAGCGATCGTCGCCCGGCGTGAGCGCGATAAATCCGAGCGGCGTTTCGATGATGTTCGGAAACTGTCCAATTCATTTTTGTTTGAATTTGATGATGCGATCCGGAATTTGCAGGGGGCGACACCGGCTCGCAAACTGGTGATCGACCGGGCATTGCCGTTTCTGAATAGTTTGGCGGAGGAATCTGACGGCGATGATTCGCTGCAAAACGAATTGGCAGAGTCCTATCGCAAACTCGGTGAGATCCAGGGCCATCCGTACTTTGCAAACGTCGGCGATGTCGCCGGCGGCATCCTGAGCTTTCGCAGATCCATTGATATCGGCGAAAAGCTCGTCAGTCGCAACCCGACTAACCAAGAATATAAAATAAATCTATCAAAATACTACGATATGCTCGGCGATATGTATCTCGCGGCAAGCTACGACACGCCAGACGCATCTGCAAATTACCAAAGAGCCTTAAAGCTGCGCGAAGAGTTGCGTGATCAAAGCGCCGATGACCCGCTAATTTTGGAGAGTCTAATGGTCAGCTATGAACGCGTCGGATATATCAAAGCGAAAACGGGCGAATTAGCCGCGGCGATCAATAACTTTCAGGCGTCACTCGCCATCGGCGAACGTCTGGCCGCGTCGCAACCGGCAAATAACAGGTTTCAGCGTGACCGTTACGTTTCCTATTCTGAGATCGGGCGGGTTTTACACTCCGACGGAAAATATAGGGAGGCGATAGAGCAGTTTGATAAGGGCCGAACGATCGTTAAGGACTTAATGGCCGGTCGTCCGAATGATGTAGATCTGCCGCGAATGGGCGGGATCTTCGATGATCTGTCGGCAAACGCTCACATCCAACTCGGTGAGTTCGCCGCGGCGACTTCGCTTTCAAATAATGCCCTTGCCGCTCGCGAAAAGCTCTTTGCCGCAGATCCGACAAATGTACTGGCTTTTGGGGATCTGACCGTCAGTCTCGATACGGCGGGCGATCTGCGTGTCAAAGCGGGCGATGCTGCCGGGGCACTAAAACTATTGCGCCGCTCGCTCGCGATGCGCGAGGCGGCACTTAAGCAGGATCCGACAATGACGCTTGCCAAGCGTTATATCGCCATCAGTCACAACAAGATCGCTTTGGTGTTTCGCTCGCAAAACGACCTACCTATGGCTCTCAACGAGCACAGAGCGGCTTTGAACATAAATCGTGAATTAGCCGGTGCCGACCCGACTAATCTGGAACTGCGTCGCGAGCTGTCCGTTTCATTACAGGGAGTCGGCGAAGTACTCGGCCTGATCGCCGTTAAAGAGCGTGATCGGATAAAATGGACGCAAGCCCGCGAACTGCTCGACGAAAGCCTCGGCATCTACGGCGAGATGAGTGCCACCGCCCGTTCGTTCGGTGCGGACGTCGGGAAGATCCCCGAGCTCAAGGCATTTATCGAAAAGCACGAACCACTCTTTACGAGCTAG
- a CDS encoding VCBS repeat-containing protein: MAQQELPGVVPFESTFNDDNAAIHSANDKINLSGDNANHALKFTKLALSYVAELGKGSFVSTRRSPFDFDGDGKTDLSVFRPGQNEWWYAKSSNGGNGAAQFGAAGDVLTPGDFTGDGKADLAFFRPSTGFWYILRSEDQSFYAFPFGSSGDVTMPADFDGDGKADVAIFRPSTATWYINKSSGGTTITQFGANGDAPIASDIDGDGKADIGVYRPSVSEWWIARSTGGLTAYQFGQTGDQAVTGDFTGDGKADLAFFRPSTSSWFVLRSEDGSYYSFPFGSGTDIPVPGDYDGDGKTDAGVFRPSNSTWYVNRSTAGTLIQQFGQTGDLPVPNVFVRQ; encoded by the coding sequence GTGGCACAACAAGAGCTACCCGGCGTCGTTCCCTTTGAATCGACATTCAACGACGACAACGCCGCCATTCACTCGGCGAATGACAAGATCAACCTGAGCGGCGACAACGCAAATCACGCTCTGAAATTTACCAAGCTCGCACTGTCGTACGTCGCCGAACTCGGCAAGGGTTCATTTGTATCGACGCGGCGATCGCCGTTTGATTTTGACGGTGACGGTAAGACGGACCTTTCCGTTTTCCGCCCCGGCCAGAACGAATGGTGGTATGCCAAGAGCAGCAACGGAGGCAACGGAGCGGCACAATTCGGCGCCGCGGGCGACGTCTTGACGCCCGGCGATTTTACCGGTGACGGCAAGGCAGACCTCGCGTTTTTCAGGCCTTCGACCGGATTTTGGTACATTCTCAGAAGTGAGGATCAGTCATTTTACGCATTCCCCTTCGGCAGTAGCGGTGATGTGACGATGCCGGCGGATTTTGACGGTGACGGTAAAGCGGACGTAGCGATTTTTCGTCCGTCCACCGCGACGTGGTATATCAATAAGTCGTCCGGCGGCACGACGATCACCCAATTCGGTGCAAACGGTGACGCCCCGATCGCCTCGGATATCGACGGCGACGGCAAGGCAGACATCGGCGTGTACAGACCCTCGGTATCCGAATGGTGGATCGCCCGGAGCACCGGCGGACTGACGGCGTATCAATTCGGCCAGACGGGCGACCAAGCGGTCACGGGCGATTTTACGGGTGACGGCAAGGCAGACCTTGCGTTTTTCAGGCCGTCGACCAGTAGTTGGTTCGTGCTCCGGAGTGAGGACGGCAGCTATTACTCATTCCCGTTCGGTTCCGGTACAGACATCCCGGTTCCCGGCGATTATGATGGCGACGGCAAAACCGACGCAGGTGTATTTCGGCCGTCCAACTCGACGTGGTACGTCAACCGCTCGACCGCCGGCACGCTGATCCAACAATTCGGCCAGACGGGAGATCTGCCCGTCCCCAACGTGTTTGTGCGGCAATAG
- a CDS encoding M20/M25/M40 family metallo-hydrolase, translated as MSLKYKFFGLVAVLVCVAAGVLFYAGNSQADRFDYWVTVDNAELSHIQKSLGTDETRLRDIDVRTVKDGIAVVRLNEAQMEALSRSMHESFHKCSGYIAHPTEEAAIASIDELKAVNAQQQLIAYTIDNAAVVNAMHAEASELQNRQTILDLSAFPNRRYNQPSGTESANWIKNKWTTLAAGRNDVTVDFYTHPVATSPQPSIIMTIQGTTLPSEIIVLGAHQDSINTGGQTLSAPGADDDASGIACLTETIRVMMAKNFRPNRTIKFMAYAAEEVGLKGSAAIATEYKNANANVVGVMQMDMTNYKGTLGNDIVIFTDYTNAAQNQFVRDLITAYQPTMVVGTSTCGYACSDHASWHNKSYPASFPLNRHSTTTTPPFTRRMTRST; from the coding sequence ATGTCTCTAAAATATAAGTTCTTTGGCCTTGTGGCGGTTTTGGTTTGTGTGGCGGCGGGTGTTCTGTTTTACGCCGGCAATTCGCAGGCCGACCGTTTTGATTATTGGGTAACTGTTGATAATGCTGAGCTTTCGCATATTCAAAAGTCGCTCGGTACGGACGAAACGCGGCTTAGAGATATCGATGTGCGCACCGTCAAAGACGGCATCGCGGTCGTTCGTTTGAACGAAGCGCAGATGGAGGCGCTGTCGAGGTCGATGCACGAGAGCTTTCACAAATGCAGCGGCTATATCGCCCATCCGACCGAGGAAGCCGCAATTGCCTCCATCGATGAGCTAAAAGCCGTTAATGCACAGCAACAGTTGATAGCCTATACGATCGACAATGCGGCGGTCGTCAACGCGATGCACGCCGAGGCCAGCGAACTTCAAAATCGCCAGACGATCCTCGACCTTTCGGCATTTCCCAATCGCCGCTATAACCAACCCAGCGGAACCGAGTCGGCCAATTGGATCAAGAATAAATGGACGACTCTCGCCGCCGGACGCAACGACGTAACGGTCGATTTTTATACGCATCCGGTCGCGACCTCGCCTCAGCCGTCGATCATTATGACGATCCAAGGTACGACCTTGCCGAGCGAGATCATCGTGCTCGGAGCTCATCAGGACTCGATCAACACCGGCGGCCAGACTCTCTCAGCACCGGGTGCTGACGATGATGCGTCGGGTATAGCGTGTCTGACCGAGACGATCCGCGTGATGATGGCAAAAAACTTTAGGCCCAACCGCACCATCAAGTTCATGGCGTACGCGGCCGAGGAAGTCGGGCTTAAAGGCTCGGCCGCTATCGCCACCGAGTATAAAAACGCTAACGCTAACGTCGTCGGCGTGATGCAGATGGATATGACGAACTATAAGGGCACGCTCGGCAACGACATCGTCATTTTCACGGACTATACAAACGCGGCCCAAAACCAGTTTGTCCGCGATCTGATCACGGCATATCAGCCGACGATGGTCGTCGGGACGTCCACCTGTGGCTATGCTTGTTCGGATCACGCCTCGTGGCACAACAAGAGCTACCCGGCGTCGTTCCCTTTGAATCGACATTCAACGACGACAACGCCGCCATTCACTCGGCGAATGACAAGATCAACCTGA